A genomic window from Salvia hispanica cultivar TCC Black 2014 chromosome 5, UniMelb_Shisp_WGS_1.0, whole genome shotgun sequence includes:
- the LOC125189355 gene encoding organ-specific protein P4-like, with the protein MKTGHFSSLLLFFLVLLVCVDGARRGPEEYWKSTMSDEDMPKTMRDLMSPNPTSDSIDLDRFVRNFETKPNVIIYHPRCVHSEQLKPQALKD; encoded by the exons ATGAAAACCGGACACTTCTCATCGTTGCTTCTTTTCTTCCTCGTATTG CTTGTTTGTGTGGACGGTGCAAGAAGAGGCCCCGAAGAATACTGGAAGAGTACGATGAGTGATGAGGATATGCCTAAGACAATGCGCGATTTGATGAGTCCAAACCCGACCTCTGATTCCATAGATTTGGATCGTTTTGTTAGAAACTTCGAGACCAAACCTAATGTCATTATATATCATCCTCGTTGTGTTCATTCCGAACAATTGAAGCCGCAAGCTTTGAAAGATTGA